A stretch of Panthera tigris isolate Pti1 chromosome E2, P.tigris_Pti1_mat1.1, whole genome shotgun sequence DNA encodes these proteins:
- the POLD1 gene encoding DNA polymerase delta catalytic subunit isoform X2 has protein sequence MDGKRRPGPGPGVPPKRARGGLWDEDEPSQPSQFEEELALMEEMEAEHRLQEQEEELLQPALEGAADGQFSPTAIDARWLRPSPPSLDPQTEPLIFQQLEIDHYVGLAQPLPGAAPPPPGPVPVPVLRAFGVTDEGVSVCCHIHGFAPYFYTPAPPGFGREHLGDLQRELNAAISRDQRGGKELAGPAVLSVELCSRESMFGYHGHGPSPFLRITLALPRLLAPARRLLEQGIRVPGLGTPSFAPYETNVDFEIRFMVDTDIVGCNWLELPAGKYLLRLEGKATHCQLEADVQWSDVVSHPPEGEWQRIAPLRVLSFDIECAGRKGIFPEPERDPVIQICSLGLRWGEPEPFLRLALTLRPCAPILGAKVQSYEREEELLQAWSTFIRIMDPDVITGYNIQNFDLPYLISRAQTLKVESFPFLGRVSGLRSTIRDSSFQSKQTGRRDSKVVSMVGRVQMDMLQVLLREYKLRSYTLNAVSFHFLGEQKEDVQHSIITDLQNGNDQTRRRLAVYCLKDAFLPLRLLERLMVLVNAMEMARVTGVPLGYLLTRGQQVKVVSQLLRQAMREGLLMPVVKTEGVEDYTGATVIEPLKGYYDVPIATLDFSSLYPSIMMAHNLCYTTLLRPGAAQKLGLTEDQFIKTPTGDEFVKTSVRKGLLPQILENLLSARKRAKAELAKETDPLRRQVLDGRQLALKVSANSVYGFTGAQVGKLPCLEISQSVTGFGRQMIEKTKQLVESKYTVENGYDTNAKVVYGDTDSVMCRFGVSSVAEAMALGREAADWVSGHFPPPIRLEFEKVYFPYLLISKKRYAGLLFSSRPDAHDRMDCKGLEAVRRDNCPLVANLVTASLRRLLIDRDPAGAVAHAQDVISDLLCNRVDISQLVITKELTRAASDYAGKQAHVELAERMRKRDPGSAPSLGDRVPYVIIGAAKGVAAYMKSEDPLFVLEHSLPIDTQYYLEQQLAKPLLRIFEPILGEGRAEAVLLRGDHTRCKTVLTGKVGGLLAFAKRHSCCIGCRTVLGHQGAVCKFCQPRESELYQKEVSHLNALEERFSRLWTQCQRCQGSLHEDVICTSRDCPIFYMRKKVRKDLEDQEQLLRRFGPPGPEAW, from the exons ATGGATGGCAAGCGGCGGCCGGGCCCGGGCCCTGGGGTGCCCCCCAAGCGGGCCCGTGGGGGCCTCTGGGATGAGGATGAGCCGTCTCAGCCCTCCCAGTTCGAGGAGGAGCTGGCGCTGATGGAGGAGATGGAGGCAGAGCACAGGCTGCAGGAACAGGAGGAGGAGTTGCTGCAGCCGGCCCTGGAGGGAGCCGCGGACG ggcagtTCTCCCCAACGGCCATAGATGCCCGCTGGCttcgcccctccccgccctccctggATCCCCAGACGGAGCCCCTCATCTTCCAGCAGTTGGAGATCGACCATTACGTGG gccTGGCGCAGCCCCTGCCTGGAGCAGCCCCGCCACCCCCCGGCCccgtccctgtccctgtcctccGTGCCTTCGGAGTCACTGATGAGGGCGTGTCCGTCTGCTGCCACATCCACGGCTTTGCTCCCTACTTCTACACCCCGGCGCCCCCTG gttTTGGGCGCGAGCACCTGGGCGACCTGCAGCGGGAGCTGAATGCCGCCATCAGCAGGGACCAGCGCGGAGGGAAGGAGCTCGCGGGGCCGGCCGTGCTATCTGTGGAGCTGTGCTCCCGGGAGA GCATGTTCGGGTACCATGGGCACGGCCCCTCCCCGTTTCTGCGCATCACCCTGGCGCTGCCGCGCCTCCTggcccccgcccgccgcctccTGGAGCAGGGCATCCGTGTGCCGGGCCTGGGCACCCCCAGCTTCGCGCCCTACGAGACCAATGTGGACTTTGAGATCCG GTTCATGGTGGACACGGACATCGTCGGCTGCAACTGGTTGGAACTCCCAGCGGGGAAATACCTCCTGAGGCTGGAGGGGAAG GCCACGCATTGTCAGCTGGAGGCGGACGTGCAGTGGTCTGACGTGGTCAGTCACCCGCCAGAAGGGGAGTGGCAGCGAATTGCGCCCCTGCGCGTGCTCAGCTTTGACATCGAGTGTGCTGGCCGCAAAG GCATTTTCCCGGAGCCTGAGCGGGACCCCGTGATCCAGATCTGCTCACTGGGCCTGCGCTGGGGTGAGCCGGAGCCCTTCCTACGCCTGGCGCTCACCCTGCGGCCCTGCGCCCCTATCCTGGGCGCCAAAGTGCAGAGCTACGAGCGGGAGGAGGAGCTGTTGCAG GCGTGGTCGACCTTCATTCGCATCATGGATCCCGATGTGATCACCGGCTACAACATCCAGAACTTTGACCTTCCATACCTCATCTCCCGGGCCCAGACCCTCAAG GTGGAGTCGTTCCCCTTCCTGGGCCGCGTGTCTGGCCTCCGCTCCACCATCCGGGACTCGTCCTTCCAGTCCAAGCAGACCGGCCGGCGGGACAGCAAGGTGGTCAGCATGGTGGGCCGCGTGCAGATGGACATGCTGCAG gTGTTACTGCGAGAGTATAAGCTCCGCTCCTACACGCTCAACGCCGTGAGCTTCCACTTCCTGGGCGAGCAGAAAGAGGACGTCCAGCACAGCATCATCACCGACCTGCAG AACGGGAACGACCAGACACGCCGCCGCCTGGCCGTGTACTGCCTCAAGGACGCCTTCCTGCCCCTGCGGCTGCTGGAGCGGCTCATGGTGCTGGTGAACGCCATGGAGATGGCGCGCGTCACCGGCGTGCCCCTTGGCTATCTGCTCACCCGCGGCCAGCAGGTCAAGGTCGTGTCCCAGCTGCTGCGGCAG gCCATGCGCGAGGGGCTGCTGATGCCCGTGGTAAAGACAGAAGGTGTCGAGGACTACACGGGAGCCACAGTCATCGAGCCCCTCAAAGG gtaCTACGATGTCCCCATCGCCACACTAGACTTCTCCTCTCTGTACCCGTCCATCATGATGGCCCACAACCTGTGCTACACCACACTCCTGCGGCCCGGGGCCGCCCAAAAACTGGG CCTGACAGAGGATCAGTTCATCAAGACGCCCACAGGGGACGAGTTTGTGAAGACGTCAGTGCGGAAGGGCCTCCTGCCCCAGATCCTGGAGAACCTTCTCAGCGCCCGGAAGAG gGCCAAGGCTGAGCTGGCCAAAGAGACAGACCCCCTGCGTCGGCAGGTGTTGGATGGGCGGCAGCTGGCGCTCAAAGTGAGCGCCAACTCTGTATACGGCTTCACTGGTGCCCAGGTGGGCAAGCTGCCGTGCCTGGAGATCTCACAG AGCGTTACTGGCTTTGGGCGCCAGATGAttgagaaaacaaagcaattggTGGAGTCCAAGTACACGGTGGAGAATGGCTATGACACCAATGCCAAG GTGGTGTATGGTGACACTGACTCGGTCATGTGCCGATTTGGTGTCTCTTCTGTGGCCGAGGCAATGGCCCTGGGGCGGGAGGCTGCGGACTGGGTGTCAGGCCACTTCCCCCCGCCTATCCGGCTCGAGTTTGAAAAG GTCTACTTTCCCTACCTGCTCATCAGCAAGAAGCGGTATGCTGGCCTGCTTTTCTCCTCCCGGCCGGACGCTCACGACCGCATGGACTGCAAGGGTCTGGAGGCTGTGCGTCGGGACAACTGCCCCCTCGTGGCCAACCTTGTCACCGCCTCCCTGCGCCGCCTGCTCATCGACCG AGACCCCGCGGGTGCCGTGGCCCACGCACAGGACGTCATCTCAGACCTGCTGTGTAACCGCGTTGACATCTCCCAGCTCGTCATCACCAAGGAGCTGACCCGCGCGGCCTCTGACTACGCCGGCAAGCAGGCCCACGTGGAACTGGCCGAGAG GATGAGGAAGCGGGACCCCGGGAGCGCGCCCAGCTTGGGCGACCGTGTCCCCTACGTGATCATCGGCGCTGCCAAGGGCGTGGCTGCCTACATGAAGTCCGAG GACCCCCTCTTTGTGCTGGAGCACAGCCTGCCCATCGACACGCAGTACTACCTGGAACAGCAGCTCGCCAAGCCCCTCCTGCGCATCTTCGAGCCCATCCTGGGCGAGGGCCGCGCCGAGGCTGTGCTGCTGA GGGGTGACCACACGCGCTGCAAGACGGTGCTCACGGGCAAGGTGGGCGGCCTTCTGGCCTTTGCCAAACGCCACAGCTGCTGCATCGGCTGCCGCACTGTCCTCGGTCACCAGG gggccgTGTGCAAGTTCTGCCAGCCTCGGGAGTCGGAGCTGTATCAGAAGGAG GTGTCGCACCTGAATGCCCTGGAGGAGCGCTTCTCACGCCTGTGGACACAGTGCCAGCGCTGTCAGGGCAGCCTGCATGAGGATGTCATCTGCACCAG CCGGGACTGCCCCATCTTCTACATGCGCAAGAAGGTGCGCAAGGACCTGGAGGACCAGGAGCAGCTTCTGAGACGCTTTGGCCCTCCTGGCCCTGAGGCTTGGTGA
- the POLD1 gene encoding DNA polymerase delta catalytic subunit isoform X3, which produces MDGKRRPGPGPGVPPKRARGGLWDEDEPSQPSQFEEELALMEEMEAEHRLQEQEEELLQPALEGAADGQFSPTAIDARWLRPSPPSLDPQTEPLIFQQLEIDHYVGLAQPLPGAAPPPPGPVPVPVLRAFGVTDEGVSVCCHIHGFAPYFYTPAPPGFGREHLGDLQRELNAAISRDQRGGKELAGPAVLSVELCSRESMFGYHGHGPSPFLRITLALPRLLAPARRLLEQGIRVPGLGTPSFAPYETNVDFEIRFMVDTDIVGCNWLELPAGKYLLRLEGKATHCQLEADVQWSDVVSHPPEGEWQRIAPLRVLSFDIECAGRKGIFPEPERDPVIQICSLGLRWGEPEPFLRLALTLRPCAPILGAKVQSYEREEELLQAWSTFIRIMDPDVITGYNIQNFDLPYLISRAQTLKVESFPFLGRVSGLRSTIRDSSFQSKQTGRRDSKVVSMVGRVQMDMLQVLLREYKLRSYTLNAVSFHFLGEQKEDVQHSIITDLQNGNDQTRRRLAVYCLKDAFLPLRLLERLMVLVNAMEMARVTGVPLGYLLTRGQQVKVVSQLLRQAMREGLLMPVVKTEGVEDYTGATVIEPLKGYYDVPIATLDFSSLYPSIMMAHNLCYTTLLRPGAAQKLGLTEDQFIKTPTGDEFVKTSVRKGLLPQILENLLSARKRAKAELAKETDPLRRQVLDGRQLALKVSANSVYGFTGAQVGKLPCLEISQSVTGFGRQMIEKTKQLVESKYTVENGYDTNAKVYFPYLLISKKRYAGLLFSSRPDAHDRMDCKGLEAVRRDNCPLVANLVTASLRRLLIDRDPAGAVAHAQDVISDLLCNRVDISQLVITKELTRAASDYAGKQAHVELAERMRKRDPGSAPSLGDRVPYVIIGAAKGVAAYMKSEDPLFVLEHSLPIDTQYYLEQQLAKPLLRIFEPILGEGRAEAVLLRGDHTRCKTVLTGKVGGLLAFAKRHSCCIGCRTVLGHQGAVCKFCQPRESELYQKEVSHLNALEERFSRLWTQCQRCQGSLHEDVICTSRDCPIFYMRKKVRKDLEDQEQLLRRFGPPGPEAW; this is translated from the exons ATGGATGGCAAGCGGCGGCCGGGCCCGGGCCCTGGGGTGCCCCCCAAGCGGGCCCGTGGGGGCCTCTGGGATGAGGATGAGCCGTCTCAGCCCTCCCAGTTCGAGGAGGAGCTGGCGCTGATGGAGGAGATGGAGGCAGAGCACAGGCTGCAGGAACAGGAGGAGGAGTTGCTGCAGCCGGCCCTGGAGGGAGCCGCGGACG ggcagtTCTCCCCAACGGCCATAGATGCCCGCTGGCttcgcccctccccgccctccctggATCCCCAGACGGAGCCCCTCATCTTCCAGCAGTTGGAGATCGACCATTACGTGG gccTGGCGCAGCCCCTGCCTGGAGCAGCCCCGCCACCCCCCGGCCccgtccctgtccctgtcctccGTGCCTTCGGAGTCACTGATGAGGGCGTGTCCGTCTGCTGCCACATCCACGGCTTTGCTCCCTACTTCTACACCCCGGCGCCCCCTG gttTTGGGCGCGAGCACCTGGGCGACCTGCAGCGGGAGCTGAATGCCGCCATCAGCAGGGACCAGCGCGGAGGGAAGGAGCTCGCGGGGCCGGCCGTGCTATCTGTGGAGCTGTGCTCCCGGGAGA GCATGTTCGGGTACCATGGGCACGGCCCCTCCCCGTTTCTGCGCATCACCCTGGCGCTGCCGCGCCTCCTggcccccgcccgccgcctccTGGAGCAGGGCATCCGTGTGCCGGGCCTGGGCACCCCCAGCTTCGCGCCCTACGAGACCAATGTGGACTTTGAGATCCG GTTCATGGTGGACACGGACATCGTCGGCTGCAACTGGTTGGAACTCCCAGCGGGGAAATACCTCCTGAGGCTGGAGGGGAAG GCCACGCATTGTCAGCTGGAGGCGGACGTGCAGTGGTCTGACGTGGTCAGTCACCCGCCAGAAGGGGAGTGGCAGCGAATTGCGCCCCTGCGCGTGCTCAGCTTTGACATCGAGTGTGCTGGCCGCAAAG GCATTTTCCCGGAGCCTGAGCGGGACCCCGTGATCCAGATCTGCTCACTGGGCCTGCGCTGGGGTGAGCCGGAGCCCTTCCTACGCCTGGCGCTCACCCTGCGGCCCTGCGCCCCTATCCTGGGCGCCAAAGTGCAGAGCTACGAGCGGGAGGAGGAGCTGTTGCAG GCGTGGTCGACCTTCATTCGCATCATGGATCCCGATGTGATCACCGGCTACAACATCCAGAACTTTGACCTTCCATACCTCATCTCCCGGGCCCAGACCCTCAAG GTGGAGTCGTTCCCCTTCCTGGGCCGCGTGTCTGGCCTCCGCTCCACCATCCGGGACTCGTCCTTCCAGTCCAAGCAGACCGGCCGGCGGGACAGCAAGGTGGTCAGCATGGTGGGCCGCGTGCAGATGGACATGCTGCAG gTGTTACTGCGAGAGTATAAGCTCCGCTCCTACACGCTCAACGCCGTGAGCTTCCACTTCCTGGGCGAGCAGAAAGAGGACGTCCAGCACAGCATCATCACCGACCTGCAG AACGGGAACGACCAGACACGCCGCCGCCTGGCCGTGTACTGCCTCAAGGACGCCTTCCTGCCCCTGCGGCTGCTGGAGCGGCTCATGGTGCTGGTGAACGCCATGGAGATGGCGCGCGTCACCGGCGTGCCCCTTGGCTATCTGCTCACCCGCGGCCAGCAGGTCAAGGTCGTGTCCCAGCTGCTGCGGCAG gCCATGCGCGAGGGGCTGCTGATGCCCGTGGTAAAGACAGAAGGTGTCGAGGACTACACGGGAGCCACAGTCATCGAGCCCCTCAAAGG gtaCTACGATGTCCCCATCGCCACACTAGACTTCTCCTCTCTGTACCCGTCCATCATGATGGCCCACAACCTGTGCTACACCACACTCCTGCGGCCCGGGGCCGCCCAAAAACTGGG CCTGACAGAGGATCAGTTCATCAAGACGCCCACAGGGGACGAGTTTGTGAAGACGTCAGTGCGGAAGGGCCTCCTGCCCCAGATCCTGGAGAACCTTCTCAGCGCCCGGAAGAG gGCCAAGGCTGAGCTGGCCAAAGAGACAGACCCCCTGCGTCGGCAGGTGTTGGATGGGCGGCAGCTGGCGCTCAAAGTGAGCGCCAACTCTGTATACGGCTTCACTGGTGCCCAGGTGGGCAAGCTGCCGTGCCTGGAGATCTCACAG AGCGTTACTGGCTTTGGGCGCCAGATGAttgagaaaacaaagcaattggTGGAGTCCAAGTACACGGTGGAGAATGGCTATGACACCAATGCCAAG GTCTACTTTCCCTACCTGCTCATCAGCAAGAAGCGGTATGCTGGCCTGCTTTTCTCCTCCCGGCCGGACGCTCACGACCGCATGGACTGCAAGGGTCTGGAGGCTGTGCGTCGGGACAACTGCCCCCTCGTGGCCAACCTTGTCACCGCCTCCCTGCGCCGCCTGCTCATCGACCG AGACCCCGCGGGTGCCGTGGCCCACGCACAGGACGTCATCTCAGACCTGCTGTGTAACCGCGTTGACATCTCCCAGCTCGTCATCACCAAGGAGCTGACCCGCGCGGCCTCTGACTACGCCGGCAAGCAGGCCCACGTGGAACTGGCCGAGAG GATGAGGAAGCGGGACCCCGGGAGCGCGCCCAGCTTGGGCGACCGTGTCCCCTACGTGATCATCGGCGCTGCCAAGGGCGTGGCTGCCTACATGAAGTCCGAG GACCCCCTCTTTGTGCTGGAGCACAGCCTGCCCATCGACACGCAGTACTACCTGGAACAGCAGCTCGCCAAGCCCCTCCTGCGCATCTTCGAGCCCATCCTGGGCGAGGGCCGCGCCGAGGCTGTGCTGCTGA GGGGTGACCACACGCGCTGCAAGACGGTGCTCACGGGCAAGGTGGGCGGCCTTCTGGCCTTTGCCAAACGCCACAGCTGCTGCATCGGCTGCCGCACTGTCCTCGGTCACCAGG gggccgTGTGCAAGTTCTGCCAGCCTCGGGAGTCGGAGCTGTATCAGAAGGAG GTGTCGCACCTGAATGCCCTGGAGGAGCGCTTCTCACGCCTGTGGACACAGTGCCAGCGCTGTCAGGGCAGCCTGCATGAGGATGTCATCTGCACCAG CCGGGACTGCCCCATCTTCTACATGCGCAAGAAGGTGCGCAAGGACCTGGAGGACCAGGAGCAGCTTCTGAGACGCTTTGGCCCTCCTGGCCCTGAGGCTTGGTGA
- the POLD1 gene encoding DNA polymerase delta catalytic subunit isoform X1, with translation MDGKRRPGPGPGVPPKRARGGLWDEDEPSQPSQFEEELALMEEMEAEHRLQEQEEELLQPALEGAADGQFSPTAIDARWLRPSPPSLDPQTEPLIFQQLEIDHYVGLAQPLPGAAPPPPGPVPVPVLRAFGVTDEGVSVCCHIHGFAPYFYTPAPPGFGREHLGDLQRELNAAISRDQRGGKELAGPAVLSVELCSRESMFGYHGHGPSPFLRITLALPRLLAPARRLLEQGIRVPGLGTPSFAPYETNVDFEIRFMVDTDIVGCNWLELPAGKYLLRLEGKATHCQLEADVQWSDVVSHPPEGEWQRIAPLRVLSFDIECAGRKGIFPEPERDPVIQICSLGLRWGEPEPFLRLALTLRPCAPILGAKVQSYEREEELLQAWSTFIRIMDPDVITGYNIQNFDLPYLISRAQTLKVESFPFLGRVSGLRSTIRDSSFQSKQTGRRDSKVVSMVGRVQMDMLQVLLREYKLRSYTLNAVSFHFLGEQKEDVQHSIITDLQNGNDQTRRRLAVYCLKDAFLPLRLLERLMVLVNAMEMARVTGVPLGYLLTRGQQVKVVSQLLRQAMREGLLMPVVKTEGVEDYTGATVIEPLKGYDPVSGWGWLGASGPDSSPPPLPPRYYDVPIATLDFSSLYPSIMMAHNLCYTTLLRPGAAQKLGLTEDQFIKTPTGDEFVKTSVRKGLLPQILENLLSARKRAKAELAKETDPLRRQVLDGRQLALKVSANSVYGFTGAQVGKLPCLEISQSVTGFGRQMIEKTKQLVESKYTVENGYDTNAKVVYGDTDSVMCRFGVSSVAEAMALGREAADWVSGHFPPPIRLEFEKVYFPYLLISKKRYAGLLFSSRPDAHDRMDCKGLEAVRRDNCPLVANLVTASLRRLLIDRDPAGAVAHAQDVISDLLCNRVDISQLVITKELTRAASDYAGKQAHVELAERMRKRDPGSAPSLGDRVPYVIIGAAKGVAAYMKSEDPLFVLEHSLPIDTQYYLEQQLAKPLLRIFEPILGEGRAEAVLLRGDHTRCKTVLTGKVGGLLAFAKRHSCCIGCRTVLGHQGAVCKFCQPRESELYQKEVSHLNALEERFSRLWTQCQRCQGSLHEDVICTSRDCPIFYMRKKVRKDLEDQEQLLRRFGPPGPEAW, from the exons ATGGATGGCAAGCGGCGGCCGGGCCCGGGCCCTGGGGTGCCCCCCAAGCGGGCCCGTGGGGGCCTCTGGGATGAGGATGAGCCGTCTCAGCCCTCCCAGTTCGAGGAGGAGCTGGCGCTGATGGAGGAGATGGAGGCAGAGCACAGGCTGCAGGAACAGGAGGAGGAGTTGCTGCAGCCGGCCCTGGAGGGAGCCGCGGACG ggcagtTCTCCCCAACGGCCATAGATGCCCGCTGGCttcgcccctccccgccctccctggATCCCCAGACGGAGCCCCTCATCTTCCAGCAGTTGGAGATCGACCATTACGTGG gccTGGCGCAGCCCCTGCCTGGAGCAGCCCCGCCACCCCCCGGCCccgtccctgtccctgtcctccGTGCCTTCGGAGTCACTGATGAGGGCGTGTCCGTCTGCTGCCACATCCACGGCTTTGCTCCCTACTTCTACACCCCGGCGCCCCCTG gttTTGGGCGCGAGCACCTGGGCGACCTGCAGCGGGAGCTGAATGCCGCCATCAGCAGGGACCAGCGCGGAGGGAAGGAGCTCGCGGGGCCGGCCGTGCTATCTGTGGAGCTGTGCTCCCGGGAGA GCATGTTCGGGTACCATGGGCACGGCCCCTCCCCGTTTCTGCGCATCACCCTGGCGCTGCCGCGCCTCCTggcccccgcccgccgcctccTGGAGCAGGGCATCCGTGTGCCGGGCCTGGGCACCCCCAGCTTCGCGCCCTACGAGACCAATGTGGACTTTGAGATCCG GTTCATGGTGGACACGGACATCGTCGGCTGCAACTGGTTGGAACTCCCAGCGGGGAAATACCTCCTGAGGCTGGAGGGGAAG GCCACGCATTGTCAGCTGGAGGCGGACGTGCAGTGGTCTGACGTGGTCAGTCACCCGCCAGAAGGGGAGTGGCAGCGAATTGCGCCCCTGCGCGTGCTCAGCTTTGACATCGAGTGTGCTGGCCGCAAAG GCATTTTCCCGGAGCCTGAGCGGGACCCCGTGATCCAGATCTGCTCACTGGGCCTGCGCTGGGGTGAGCCGGAGCCCTTCCTACGCCTGGCGCTCACCCTGCGGCCCTGCGCCCCTATCCTGGGCGCCAAAGTGCAGAGCTACGAGCGGGAGGAGGAGCTGTTGCAG GCGTGGTCGACCTTCATTCGCATCATGGATCCCGATGTGATCACCGGCTACAACATCCAGAACTTTGACCTTCCATACCTCATCTCCCGGGCCCAGACCCTCAAG GTGGAGTCGTTCCCCTTCCTGGGCCGCGTGTCTGGCCTCCGCTCCACCATCCGGGACTCGTCCTTCCAGTCCAAGCAGACCGGCCGGCGGGACAGCAAGGTGGTCAGCATGGTGGGCCGCGTGCAGATGGACATGCTGCAG gTGTTACTGCGAGAGTATAAGCTCCGCTCCTACACGCTCAACGCCGTGAGCTTCCACTTCCTGGGCGAGCAGAAAGAGGACGTCCAGCACAGCATCATCACCGACCTGCAG AACGGGAACGACCAGACACGCCGCCGCCTGGCCGTGTACTGCCTCAAGGACGCCTTCCTGCCCCTGCGGCTGCTGGAGCGGCTCATGGTGCTGGTGAACGCCATGGAGATGGCGCGCGTCACCGGCGTGCCCCTTGGCTATCTGCTCACCCGCGGCCAGCAGGTCAAGGTCGTGTCCCAGCTGCTGCGGCAG gCCATGCGCGAGGGGCTGCTGATGCCCGTGGTAAAGACAGAAGGTGTCGAGGACTACACGGGAGCCACAGTCATCGAGCCCCTCAAAGGGTATGACCCCGTGTCTGGGTGGGGGTGGCTCGGGGCTTCTGGCCctgactcctcccctccccccctgccccccaggtaCTACGATGTCCCCATCGCCACACTAGACTTCTCCTCTCTGTACCCGTCCATCATGATGGCCCACAACCTGTGCTACACCACACTCCTGCGGCCCGGGGCCGCCCAAAAACTGGG CCTGACAGAGGATCAGTTCATCAAGACGCCCACAGGGGACGAGTTTGTGAAGACGTCAGTGCGGAAGGGCCTCCTGCCCCAGATCCTGGAGAACCTTCTCAGCGCCCGGAAGAG gGCCAAGGCTGAGCTGGCCAAAGAGACAGACCCCCTGCGTCGGCAGGTGTTGGATGGGCGGCAGCTGGCGCTCAAAGTGAGCGCCAACTCTGTATACGGCTTCACTGGTGCCCAGGTGGGCAAGCTGCCGTGCCTGGAGATCTCACAG AGCGTTACTGGCTTTGGGCGCCAGATGAttgagaaaacaaagcaattggTGGAGTCCAAGTACACGGTGGAGAATGGCTATGACACCAATGCCAAG GTGGTGTATGGTGACACTGACTCGGTCATGTGCCGATTTGGTGTCTCTTCTGTGGCCGAGGCAATGGCCCTGGGGCGGGAGGCTGCGGACTGGGTGTCAGGCCACTTCCCCCCGCCTATCCGGCTCGAGTTTGAAAAG GTCTACTTTCCCTACCTGCTCATCAGCAAGAAGCGGTATGCTGGCCTGCTTTTCTCCTCCCGGCCGGACGCTCACGACCGCATGGACTGCAAGGGTCTGGAGGCTGTGCGTCGGGACAACTGCCCCCTCGTGGCCAACCTTGTCACCGCCTCCCTGCGCCGCCTGCTCATCGACCG AGACCCCGCGGGTGCCGTGGCCCACGCACAGGACGTCATCTCAGACCTGCTGTGTAACCGCGTTGACATCTCCCAGCTCGTCATCACCAAGGAGCTGACCCGCGCGGCCTCTGACTACGCCGGCAAGCAGGCCCACGTGGAACTGGCCGAGAG GATGAGGAAGCGGGACCCCGGGAGCGCGCCCAGCTTGGGCGACCGTGTCCCCTACGTGATCATCGGCGCTGCCAAGGGCGTGGCTGCCTACATGAAGTCCGAG GACCCCCTCTTTGTGCTGGAGCACAGCCTGCCCATCGACACGCAGTACTACCTGGAACAGCAGCTCGCCAAGCCCCTCCTGCGCATCTTCGAGCCCATCCTGGGCGAGGGCCGCGCCGAGGCTGTGCTGCTGA GGGGTGACCACACGCGCTGCAAGACGGTGCTCACGGGCAAGGTGGGCGGCCTTCTGGCCTTTGCCAAACGCCACAGCTGCTGCATCGGCTGCCGCACTGTCCTCGGTCACCAGG gggccgTGTGCAAGTTCTGCCAGCCTCGGGAGTCGGAGCTGTATCAGAAGGAG GTGTCGCACCTGAATGCCCTGGAGGAGCGCTTCTCACGCCTGTGGACACAGTGCCAGCGCTGTCAGGGCAGCCTGCATGAGGATGTCATCTGCACCAG CCGGGACTGCCCCATCTTCTACATGCGCAAGAAGGTGCGCAAGGACCTGGAGGACCAGGAGCAGCTTCTGAGACGCTTTGGCCCTCCTGGCCCTGAGGCTTGGTGA